The following are encoded in a window of Rhodomicrobium lacus genomic DNA:
- the kdpA gene encoding potassium-transporting ATPase subunit KdpA translates to MTLAGWAQILVFCAIVVLLAKPAGAYMTRVFSGERTLFSFVLSPAERVVYATAGVDPKTEQRWSAYAISMLAFNFAGFLLLYAILRLQDLLPLNPQGMDGMPSDLALNTAASFVTNTNWQNYGGESTLGYFAQMAGLTVQNFVSAATGIALAVALIRGFTRRSAAGIGNFWADLTRCTLYILLPLSLLIAVALVWQGMPQNLNPYVEATTLEGGKQVIAQGPVASQVAIKMLGTNGGGFFNANAAHPYENPTPLSNMIQMIAIFALGAGLTNVFGRMAGDQRQGWAILGAMGVLFLVGVSLAYWAEANGNPLLTALGLDGAPGNMEGKETRFGIAASALFATITTAASCGAVNAMHASLTPLGGLVPLVNMQLGEVVIGGVGAGLYGMLLFGILSVFVAGLMVGRTPEYLGKKIEAREVKLTMLAILCLPLMMLGFTAIAVIAPNGLSSISSAGPHGFSEVLYAYTSAAANNGSAFAGLSGNTLFYNTTLAVGMLVGRFFVIVPMLAIAGSLAAKKIVPPSSGTFPTNGPLFAALLIGVVVLVGGLTFLPALALGPIVEHLAMIAGQTF, encoded by the coding sequence ATGACCCTCGCAGGTTGGGCGCAGATCCTCGTGTTCTGCGCCATCGTGGTGCTGCTCGCAAAACCCGCAGGCGCGTACATGACGCGCGTGTTTTCGGGCGAGCGCACGCTTTTTTCATTCGTTCTTTCTCCCGCCGAACGCGTCGTTTACGCAACTGCGGGCGTCGATCCGAAGACCGAGCAGCGCTGGAGCGCCTATGCGATCTCCATGCTCGCCTTCAACTTCGCGGGCTTCCTGTTGCTCTACGCGATCCTGCGGCTTCAGGATCTGCTGCCGCTCAACCCGCAAGGCATGGATGGCATGCCGTCGGATCTCGCGCTGAACACGGCGGCGAGTTTCGTCACCAACACGAACTGGCAGAACTACGGCGGCGAAAGCACGCTTGGCTATTTCGCGCAGATGGCCGGGCTTACGGTGCAGAACTTCGTCTCCGCCGCGACCGGCATCGCGCTTGCCGTTGCCCTCATTCGCGGCTTCACGAGGCGCTCGGCGGCGGGAATCGGCAATTTCTGGGCCGATCTCACGCGCTGCACGCTCTATATCCTGCTGCCGCTTTCCCTCCTGATCGCGGTCGCGCTGGTGTGGCAGGGCATGCCGCAGAACCTCAACCCCTACGTCGAGGCGACAACGCTCGAAGGCGGCAAGCAGGTGATCGCGCAAGGCCCCGTCGCGAGCCAGGTGGCGATCAAGATGCTGGGTACCAACGGCGGCGGCTTCTTCAACGCCAACGCCGCGCACCCATACGAGAATCCCACGCCGCTTTCGAACATGATCCAGATGATCGCGATCTTCGCGCTCGGCGCGGGGCTGACCAACGTCTTCGGCCGCATGGCGGGCGATCAGCGCCAGGGCTGGGCGATCCTTGGCGCGATGGGCGTGCTGTTTCTGGTGGGCGTTTCGCTCGCCTATTGGGCCGAGGCGAACGGCAATCCGCTTTTGACCGCGCTCGGCCTCGACGGCGCACCCGGCAACATGGAAGGCAAGGAGACGCGGTTCGGCATAGCGGCGTCGGCCCTCTTCGCCACGATCACGACGGCGGCGTCATGCGGAGCCGTGAACGCGATGCACGCCTCGCTGACCCCGCTCGGCGGCCTCGTACCTCTCGTCAACATGCAGCTCGGCGAGGTGGTCATCGGCGGGGTCGGCGCAGGGCTCTACGGGATGCTTCTGTTCGGCATCCTGTCCGTGTTCGTCGCCGGGCTGATGGTCGGGCGCACGCCGGAATATCTCGGCAAGAAGATCGAGGCGCGCGAGGTGAAGCTCACCATGCTGGCGATCCTGTGCCTGCCGCTCATGATGCTCGGATTCACGGCGATTGCGGTCATCGCGCCGAACGGCCTGTCGAGCATCTCGTCAGCCGGTCCGCATGGCTTCTCGGAAGTGCTCTACGCCTACACGTCGGCCGCGGCGAATAATGGCTCAGCGTTCGCGGGGCTGTCGGGGAACACCCTGTTCTACAACACGACGCTCGCCGTCGGCATGCTGGTGGGGCGTTTCTTCGTGATCGTGCCGATGCTCGCCATCGCGGGCTCGCTCGCCGCGAAAAAGATCGTGCCGCCGTCGTCAGGCACATTCCCGACGAACGGGCCCCTGTTCGCCGCCCTCCTCATCGGCGTCGTCGTCCTCGTCGGCGGGCTGACCTTCCTGCCTGCGCTCGCACTCGGGCCCATCGTCGAACATCTCGCGATGATCGCCGGACAAACCTTCTGA
- a CDS encoding ABC transporter substrate-binding protein — translation MLKYGLVALATLLTIGTASADKLDDIKKAGVLRVAAFDSNPPFGFVDPKTRQITGLDDDYAQALADKLGVKLELRPTNPANRIPLLTSDKVDLVLANFTITEERAKQLDFSIPYFSSGQQFLAKKGTLSSREQLNGLRIGADKGTTNEIVLRRDYPNAVIVAFDDTPFAFTALRNGNVQAITQDGPKLVGLLANVPDKENYEIPAFTISDDYIGVGIPKGEKRLVDFVNETLVELEASGRAAKIYDAWFGPNSKAPLPRLFKIGDKS, via the coding sequence ATGCTCAAATATGGCCTTGTGGCGCTCGCCACGCTTCTCACCATCGGCACGGCCAGTGCCGACAAGCTCGACGACATCAAGAAAGCCGGCGTGCTTCGCGTGGCAGCCTTCGACAGCAACCCGCCGTTCGGATTCGTCGACCCGAAGACGAGGCAGATAACCGGGCTCGATGACGACTACGCGCAAGCGCTCGCCGATAAACTGGGCGTCAAGCTGGAACTGCGTCCCACGAATCCGGCCAATCGCATCCCGCTGCTGACGTCCGACAAGGTCGATCTGGTGCTGGCAAACTTCACCATCACCGAGGAGCGTGCCAAGCAGCTCGATTTCAGTATTCCCTATTTCTCGTCCGGTCAGCAGTTTCTGGCCAAGAAGGGCACGCTTTCCTCGCGCGAACAGCTGAACGGTCTTCGTATCGGTGCGGACAAGGGCACAACCAACGAGATCGTGCTCAGGCGCGACTACCCCAATGCCGTGATCGTTGCCTTCGACGATACACCGTTCGCTTTCACGGCTCTGCGCAACGGCAATGTGCAGGCGATCACGCAGGACGGTCCGAAGCTCGTCGGTCTTCTGGCCAACGTGCCTGACAAGGAGAACTACGAGATTCCGGCCTTCACCATCTCCGACGACTATATCGGCGTCGGTATTCCGAAGGGTGAAAAGCGCCTCGTCGACTTCGTGAACGAGACGCTGGTCGAACTCGAAGCCAGCGGTCGGGCCGCCAAAATCTACGATGCCTGGTTCGGCCCCAATTCCAAGGCACCGTTGCCGCGCCTCTTCAAGATCGGCGACAAGTCGTAA
- the kdpB gene encoding potassium-transporting ATPase subunit KdpB — MKTSTLSARPSALHPAILAPALAGAFRKLAPQHMIRNPVMFLVEVLAALVTVLFIRDAVAGTENLGFPLQVILWLWFTVLFANFAEAVAEGRGKAQAASLRATRTDVIAKRLKNAARDSNYEGVPALSLKPGDIVPSDGEVIEGIASVNEAAITGESAPVIRESGGDRSAVTGGTQVISDWLVVRITAAQGSTFLDRMISLVEGAQRQKTPNEIALNILLAGMSLIFVLAVASIPSFAAYAEGQISVLVLVALFVTLIPTTIGALLSAIGIAGMDRLVRFNVLAMSGRAVEAAGDVDTLLLDKTGTITLGDRQATAFIPLAGVSERDLADAAQLSSLSDETPEGRSIVVLAKEKYGLRGRDLAGHAVQFIAFSAHTRISGIDIDGEPIRKGAVDAVLAHIRQVRADPVIGLPSDLRTAAETIAKSGGTPLAVSRGGRLLGVVHLKDIVKGGIRERFAELRQMGIRTVMITGDNALTAAAIAAEAGVDDFLAEATPEAKLRLIREEQAQGKLVAMCGDGTNDAPALAQADVGVAMNTGTVAAREAGNMVDLDSDPTKLIEIVGIGKQLLMTRGALTTFSIANDVAKYFAIIPAMFIAFYPQLEALNVLGLATPQSAILSAIIFNALIIVALIPLALRGVRYRPRPAAQLLQRNLLIYGVGGIVAPFIGIKLIDIAITSIGLV; from the coding sequence ATGAAAACGTCGACCCTTTCCGCGCGGCCGTCCGCGCTTCATCCCGCCATTCTCGCCCCCGCGCTTGCAGGCGCCTTCAGGAAGCTCGCGCCACAGCACATGATCCGCAATCCGGTCATGTTTCTCGTCGAGGTGCTCGCGGCGCTCGTCACCGTGCTGTTCATCCGCGATGCGGTTGCGGGAACGGAGAACCTCGGCTTTCCGCTTCAGGTCATCCTCTGGCTCTGGTTCACCGTGCTGTTCGCAAACTTCGCCGAGGCGGTGGCCGAAGGGCGCGGCAAGGCGCAGGCGGCGAGCCTCCGGGCAACCCGGACCGATGTCATCGCCAAACGGCTGAAAAACGCGGCCCGCGACAGCAATTACGAGGGCGTGCCCGCGCTCTCGCTGAAGCCGGGCGACATCGTCCCGTCCGATGGCGAGGTGATCGAGGGCATCGCTTCGGTGAACGAAGCAGCGATCACGGGCGAATCCGCGCCAGTGATCCGCGAATCGGGCGGCGACCGCTCGGCGGTGACCGGCGGCACGCAGGTCATTTCCGACTGGCTCGTCGTGCGCATCACCGCCGCGCAGGGCTCCACGTTTCTCGATCGCATGATATCGCTCGTGGAGGGTGCACAGCGGCAGAAGACGCCGAACGAGATCGCGCTGAATATCCTGCTGGCCGGAATGTCGCTCATCTTCGTCCTCGCCGTGGCGAGCATTCCGAGCTTCGCGGCCTATGCGGAGGGCCAGATTTCGGTGCTGGTGCTCGTGGCGCTGTTCGTGACGCTGATACCGACCACCATCGGCGCGCTGCTGTCGGCCATCGGCATCGCGGGCATGGATCGGCTGGTGCGCTTCAATGTGCTCGCGATGTCGGGGCGCGCAGTGGAGGCGGCGGGCGATGTCGATACGCTGCTGCTCGACAAGACCGGCACGATCACGCTGGGCGACCGTCAGGCAACGGCGTTCATTCCGCTTGCAGGGGTGAGCGAACGCGACCTCGCGGATGCGGCGCAGCTTTCCTCGCTCTCGGACGAAACGCCGGAAGGGCGCTCCATCGTCGTGCTTGCCAAGGAGAAATACGGCCTGCGCGGGCGCGACCTTGCCGGACATGCCGTGCAGTTCATCGCTTTCAGCGCGCACACCCGCATCAGCGGTATCGATATCGATGGCGAGCCGATCCGCAAGGGCGCCGTCGATGCCGTTCTGGCGCATATCCGGCAGGTGCGGGCAGATCCTGTGATCGGACTGCCGTCCGACCTGCGCACCGCCGCCGAGACCATTGCCAAATCGGGCGGAACGCCGCTTGCCGTCTCGCGCGGCGGGCGGCTCCTCGGCGTTGTCCATCTCAAGGACATCGTGAAGGGCGGCATCCGCGAGCGCTTCGCCGAGTTGCGGCAGATGGGCATCCGAACGGTGATGATAACCGGCGATAACGCGCTGACGGCGGCAGCTATCGCGGCGGAAGCGGGCGTCGACGATTTCCTCGCCGAAGCCACGCCCGAAGCGAAGCTTAGGCTCATCCGCGAGGAGCAGGCGCAGGGCAAACTCGTCGCCATGTGCGGCGATGGCACCAACGACGCGCCTGCGCTGGCGCAAGCCGATGTTGGCGTTGCCATGAACACGGGCACGGTCGCCGCGCGCGAAGCGGGCAACATGGTCGACCTCGACAGCGATCCGACCAAGCTCATCGAAATCGTCGGCATCGGCAAGCAACTGCTCATGACGCGCGGCGCTCTCACCACCTTCTCCATCGCAAATGATGTGGCGAAATACTTCGCGATCATCCCCGCGATGTTCATCGCCTTCTATCCGCAGCTAGAGGCGCTGAATGTGCTCGGCCTTGCGACGCCGCAAAGCGCGATCCTGTCGGCGATCATCTTCAACGCGCTGATCATCGTCGCGCTGATCCCGCTGGCGCTTCGCGGCGTGCGCTACCGCCCCCGGCCAGCCGCGCAACTCCTTCAGCGCAACTTGCTGATCTACGGTGTCGGCGGGATCGTCGCGCCGTTCATCGGCATCAAGTTGATCGACATCGCAATAACCTCCATTGGATTGGTCTAG
- a CDS encoding amino acid ABC transporter permease produces MNFSVILDNLDYLLIGAWPDGPLGGLALTLILSVLSAIASGVLGLIFGIALAMSSGPVKTALVIFLGFFRSIPIIMLIFWSYFLLPILMRVSVPEVGTVVVALSLVGGAYLAYTVAAGIESVDAGQWNAGYALGFGRWQILAIVVLPQALRVMAPSFVNQWASLVKDTSLAYVIGVPELSFVATQVNNRAMIYPTEIFLFIGVVYWCLCAAIDRFATWLTGRSGYSRNEAASAKLKVSST; encoded by the coding sequence ATGAATTTCTCCGTCATCCTCGACAACCTCGACTACCTGCTCATCGGGGCATGGCCAGACGGTCCCCTGGGCGGGCTTGCGCTGACACTGATCCTGTCGGTCCTCTCCGCCATCGCCTCCGGGGTGTTGGGGCTGATCTTCGGTATCGCGCTCGCGATGAGTTCCGGGCCTGTCAAGACCGCGCTCGTGATCTTCCTCGGCTTCTTTCGCAGCATTCCGATCATCATGCTGATCTTCTGGAGCTATTTCCTGCTTCCGATCCTGATGCGCGTGTCCGTGCCGGAAGTGGGGACCGTCGTTGTGGCTCTGTCGCTCGTCGGCGGGGCGTATCTGGCGTACACCGTGGCGGCAGGTATCGAGAGCGTCGATGCAGGGCAGTGGAACGCCGGCTATGCGCTGGGCTTCGGGCGCTGGCAGATCCTCGCCATCGTCGTCCTGCCCCAGGCCCTGCGCGTGATGGCACCGTCTTTCGTGAACCAGTGGGCATCGCTCGTGAAGGATACGTCTCTCGCCTACGTCATCGGTGTGCCTGAACTCTCGTTCGTGGCCACGCAGGTGAACAACCGCGCGATGATTTATCCGACGGAAATCTTCCTTTTCATCGGTGTGGTCTATTGGTGCCTGTGCGCGGCAATCGATCGCTTCGCCACATGGCTCACCGGGCGAAGCGGGTACTCCCGCAACGAGGCGGCTTCCGCAAAGCTGAAGGTGTCGAGCACCTGA
- the kdpC gene encoding potassium-transporting ATPase subunit KdpC, with protein sequence MLATLRPALVMILFMTALTGIAYPLAVTSLSQAVFPERANGSLLTRDGHVVGSALIGQTFTSGRYFQGRPSATVAPDPADPSKTVSAPYNAANSAGSNAGPTSKTLVDRVQTGVADYRQANGSAGPVPADAATTSASGLDPHISPANAAAQVERVATARNLPSARVRALVEAATEERTLGFLGERRVNVLLLNLALDDEQKDSQQASIQSR encoded by the coding sequence ATGCTCGCAACACTCCGCCCCGCCCTTGTCATGATCCTTTTCATGACCGCGCTGACCGGGATTGCCTATCCTCTCGCAGTGACGTCGCTCTCTCAAGCCGTGTTCCCGGAGCGCGCAAACGGCAGCCTTCTGACGCGCGACGGCCATGTCGTCGGATCGGCGCTGATCGGCCAGACCTTCACATCGGGGCGCTATTTCCAGGGCCGCCCCTCGGCCACGGTCGCGCCCGATCCGGCCGACCCGTCGAAAACTGTATCCGCTCCTTATAATGCCGCGAACTCTGCCGGCTCCAACGCGGGACCCACTTCGAAAACGTTGGTCGACCGCGTTCAGACGGGCGTCGCCGACTACCGACAAGCCAATGGCAGCGCGGGGCCGGTTCCCGCGGATGCAGCCACCACATCGGCCAGCGGCCTCGACCCGCACATCTCGCCAGCGAATGCCGCCGCGCAGGTGGAGCGCGTGGCAACTGCCCGCAACCTGCCATCCGCTCGCGTCCGGGCTCTCGTCGAGGCCGCAACGGAAGAAAGAACGCTTGGCTTCCTTGGCGAGCGGCGCGTTAATGTCCTTCTGCTCAATCTCGCCTTGGACGATGAGCAAAAGGACTCCCAGCAGGCTTCCATTCAGAGCCGGTGA
- a CDS encoding amino acid ABC transporter permease: MEFFGEPMAMRYLLWLLQGFGMTIALSAAVIVASTALGIAVSGLQLSGYRPLRALLDGYISVIRNTPLLVQLFFWYFGVTSLLPSGLVAWLNTQHVLDLHLFSLRWPAFETLAGFFGLTLYAAAFIAEEVRAGINGVKSTQRAAAMALGMTDFLVFRLVVLPQALRIAWLPVVGQYLGTIKNTSITMAIGLAELSYASRQVETETFLTFQAFGVATVLYILLVALTEAAGHAVARSTPFASAARSR, from the coding sequence ATGGAATTTTTCGGCGAGCCGATGGCAATGCGCTATCTGCTCTGGCTGCTTCAGGGCTTCGGCATGACGATTGCCCTGTCGGCGGCCGTTATCGTTGCGTCGACGGCGCTGGGCATCGCGGTCAGCGGCCTGCAACTCAGCGGGTACCGCCCGCTGCGGGCGTTGCTGGACGGCTATATCAGCGTCATCCGCAATACGCCTCTGCTGGTCCAGCTCTTCTTCTGGTATTTCGGCGTGACTTCGCTGCTGCCGTCCGGCCTCGTCGCCTGGCTCAACACGCAGCATGTGCTCGACCTGCATCTGTTTTCGCTGCGATGGCCAGCCTTCGAGACGCTGGCCGGCTTCTTCGGTCTGACACTCTATGCCGCTGCATTTATTGCGGAGGAGGTCCGCGCCGGTATCAATGGCGTGAAATCCACCCAGCGGGCGGCCGCCATGGCGCTCGGCATGACTGATTTCCTCGTGTTCCGGCTGGTGGTGCTACCGCAAGCGCTCCGCATCGCCTGGTTGCCGGTCGTCGGGCAATATCTCGGCACGATCAAGAACACGTCGATCACCATGGCGATCGGGCTGGCGGAGCTTTCCTATGCCTCGCGCCAGGTCGAGACTGAAACCTTTCTCACCTTTCAGGCATTCGGGGTCGCAACCGTCCTTTACATCCTTCTCGTCGCGCTGACAGAGGCTGCCGGACACGCTGTCGCGCGCAGCACTCCTTTCGCCTCGGCGGCAAGAAGCCGATGA
- the kdpF gene encoding K(+)-transporting ATPase subunit F yields MLFDYLLAGGVTAALFAYLVYALLKPEKF; encoded by the coding sequence ATGCTGTTCGATTATCTGCTTGCGGGCGGCGTGACGGCGGCGCTCTTCGCCTATCTCGTCTACGCGCTTTTGAAACCAGAGAAATTCTAG
- a CDS encoding response regulator transcription factor codes for MTVADRTLVLVVEDEPQIRRLLRTSLGANGFAIIEATNGKAALETLARERPEVILLDLGLPDMDGLAIIGTLRSSGDKTPIVVLSSRGEEATKVEALDLGADDYVTKPFGVAELIARLRTSLRHRVQAEGGEPVFESGNLRIDLVHRRVTLSGSDVKLSPKEYDILRLLALHAGKVLTHKFIMAELWGANADVQYLRIYVRQLRAKIEAHSESPEHIITETGVGYRLK; via the coding sequence ATGACAGTTGCAGACCGCACTCTCGTTCTCGTTGTGGAGGACGAGCCGCAAATCAGGAGGCTGCTGCGCACAAGTCTTGGTGCGAACGGATTTGCCATCATCGAGGCGACGAACGGCAAGGCTGCGTTGGAGACACTCGCGCGCGAGCGGCCCGAAGTCATCCTTCTCGACCTCGGACTGCCCGACATGGACGGGCTTGCGATCATCGGAACGCTGCGAAGCTCCGGCGACAAGACGCCGATCGTGGTGCTTTCAAGCCGTGGCGAGGAAGCGACCAAGGTCGAAGCGCTGGATCTCGGTGCCGACGACTACGTCACCAAGCCTTTCGGCGTGGCCGAGCTGATCGCGCGGCTTCGCACCTCGCTGCGCCATCGCGTTCAGGCTGAAGGCGGCGAGCCGGTTTTTGAAAGCGGCAACCTGCGCATCGACCTCGTCCATCGCCGCGTGACGCTTTCCGGCAGCGACGTAAAGCTTTCCCCCAAGGAATACGACATTCTCCGCCTGCTTGCGCTTCATGCCGGGAAAGTCTTGACGCACAAATTCATCATGGCCGAGCTTTGGGGCGCAAACGCCGACGTGCAGTATCTGCGCATCTATGTGCGCCAGCTTCGCGCGAAGATCGAAGCGCATTCCGAAAGTCCCGAGCACATCATCACCGAGACCGGCGTCGGCTACCGGCTGAAGTAG
- a CDS encoding sensor histidine kinase, which produces MADARETNRPSPDALLELARDEKRGRLKIFLGAAPGVGKTYEMLLSARAKRSEGADVVVGVVETHGRPETAALLAGYEIVPRRAASYKGRIIEEMDLDAILARRPQVALVDELAHTNAPGSRHPKRYLDVEELLAAGIDVYTTLNIQHVDSLNDVVAQITRIRVQETVPDFVLDKADDIEVIDLAPDELIQRLREGKVYVPEQAKRALQHYFSPGNLTALRELALRRTAQRVDEQLLTHMKAHAIEGPWAAGDRVLVCISEDPRSAGIVRYTKRLADRLRAPWTALYIETLRSQELSVAERDRIADTLRLAERLGGVAATLPGRGRVADDVMDFARSNNVTQIVIGKSERSRWFELLHGSVVHELVRRSANISVHVIAGDALNKETIPRKTVRTAAASHHANPLGYIAAIVATAGVVLVARLAQSFMGGETIPLLFLMGVLGIAYYFGLGASLFAAFAAMLAYNFFFLPPLYTFTIADPINVSALVFFLCTALAVSNLTARVKRQAELARNRAAITSALYAFSKNLASNVTLDDLLWAAVSQIATSLKADVVILLPDQDGQMSAAAAFPPGDTIEDSDVGAAKWSIDNGLAAGRGADTLPGARRLFLPLRTGRGIIGVVGLGPGLRSDIILTPDERRLLDALMDQTAVAIERVKLAKEMDDARVAAEAERLRGALLTSLSHDLRTPLASILGAANSLREYGDLFDAQAKSDLVLTIEEEAQRMSRFVANLLDMMRLESGAIQLRLEPVDVAEVLGAAVRRVAALLKHSSVEFDIEPDLPLLNLDPVLMEQVFVNLLDNAGKYAPAGSTITLRARKEGSSVRICVIDEGPAIPEDKLSAVFEKFHRADHGDRQRAGTGLGLAICRGFVEAMGGAISAANRSDRTGAILAISFPASSTVRPPRERGDT; this is translated from the coding sequence ATGGCCGACGCCAGGGAAACGAACCGTCCGTCGCCGGACGCCCTCTTGGAACTGGCCCGCGATGAAAAGCGCGGGCGGTTGAAGATCTTCCTCGGCGCGGCTCCCGGCGTCGGCAAGACCTACGAAATGCTGCTGTCGGCGCGCGCGAAGCGCTCCGAGGGAGCGGATGTCGTGGTCGGCGTTGTCGAAACGCATGGCCGCCCGGAGACGGCGGCGCTTCTCGCCGGTTACGAGATCGTCCCTCGCAGGGCCGCAAGCTATAAGGGCCGCATCATCGAGGAAATGGACCTCGACGCCATTCTGGCGCGGCGTCCGCAGGTGGCGCTCGTCGACGAGCTTGCGCACACGAACGCGCCCGGCAGCCGCCATCCCAAGCGCTACCTCGACGTGGAAGAACTGCTGGCGGCCGGGATCGACGTCTACACCACGCTGAACATCCAGCATGTCGACAGCCTGAACGATGTCGTCGCGCAGATCACGCGCATCCGCGTGCAGGAAACGGTACCCGATTTCGTGCTCGACAAGGCCGACGACATCGAGGTGATCGACCTCGCGCCGGACGAACTGATCCAGCGGCTTCGCGAGGGCAAGGTCTATGTGCCGGAGCAGGCGAAGCGCGCGCTTCAGCACTATTTTTCGCCGGGCAATCTGACGGCGCTCCGCGAACTGGCTCTCAGGCGAACCGCGCAGAGGGTGGACGAGCAACTGCTTACACACATGAAGGCGCACGCCATCGAAGGGCCCTGGGCCGCCGGCGACCGCGTTCTCGTCTGCATCAGCGAAGATCCGCGCTCGGCGGGGATCGTGCGGTATACGAAGCGGCTCGCAGACCGCTTGCGCGCACCCTGGACGGCGCTCTACATCGAGACGCTGCGCAGCCAGGAACTCTCCGTCGCCGAGCGCGACCGCATCGCGGATACGCTTCGGCTGGCGGAGCGGCTCGGGGGCGTCGCGGCCACGCTGCCGGGGCGCGGACGCGTGGCGGACGATGTAATGGACTTCGCACGGTCCAACAACGTCACGCAGATCGTCATCGGAAAATCGGAGCGCTCGCGCTGGTTCGAACTGCTGCATGGATCGGTGGTTCACGAGCTTGTTCGCCGTTCCGCCAACATCAGCGTGCATGTCATTGCGGGCGATGCGCTGAACAAGGAGACGATCCCGCGCAAGACGGTGCGGACCGCCGCCGCGTCGCACCATGCCAATCCGCTCGGCTACATTGCCGCGATTGTCGCCACCGCCGGTGTTGTCCTCGTGGCGCGCCTCGCGCAGTCCTTCATGGGCGGCGAAACGATCCCGCTCCTGTTCCTTATGGGCGTTCTCGGCATCGCCTATTATTTCGGGCTGGGGGCTTCGCTGTTTGCCGCCTTTGCCGCCATGCTTGCCTACAATTTCTTTTTCCTTCCGCCGCTCTACACGTTCACGATCGCGGACCCGATCAACGTCTCCGCGCTCGTCTTCTTTCTCTGCACCGCGCTTGCCGTCAGCAATCTGACCGCACGCGTGAAGCGGCAGGCGGAACTGGCGCGAAACAGGGCCGCAATCACAAGCGCGCTCTACGCCTTCTCGAAAAACCTCGCGAGCAATGTCACTCTCGACGATCTTCTGTGGGCGGCCGTCTCGCAGATCGCGACGTCGCTGAAAGCGGATGTGGTGATCCTGTTGCCCGATCAAGATGGACAGATGAGCGCCGCAGCCGCCTTTCCTCCCGGCGACACGATCGAGGACTCGGATGTCGGCGCGGCCAAATGGTCTATCGATAACGGCCTTGCGGCGGGCAGAGGGGCGGACACCCTGCCGGGCGCGCGGCGCTTGTTCCTGCCGCTGAGAACCGGGCGCGGAATCATCGGCGTCGTGGGGCTTGGACCCGGCTTGCGATCCGACATCATCCTCACGCCGGACGAGCGGCGGCTGCTCGACGCGCTGATGGATCAAACGGCTGTCGCCATCGAACGTGTGAAACTCGCCAAGGAGATGGACGACGCGCGTGTCGCTGCCGAGGCAGAGCGGCTGCGGGGCGCGCTCCTGACATCGCTTTCGCACGATCTCCGGACGCCGCTCGCATCCATCCTCGGGGCGGCGAACTCTCTTCGGGAATATGGCGACCTGTTCGACGCGCAGGCGAAATCCGATCTCGTCCTTACCATCGAGGAGGAGGCGCAACGCATGTCGCGGTTCGTAGCCAATCTGCTCGACATGATGAGGCTCGAATCGGGCGCAATCCAGCTCAGGCTTGAGCCGGTGGACGTAGCCGAAGTTCTCGGTGCCGCCGTTCGCCGGGTTGCCGCGCTGCTCAAGCACAGCTCTGTCGAGTTCGATATCGAGCCGGATTTGCCGCTGCTGAACCTCGACCCTGTCCTCATGGAGCAGGTGTTCGTCAACCTTCTCGACAATGCAGGGAAATATGCGCCCGCCGGATCAACCATCACGCTGAGAGCGCGGAAAGAAGGTTCCTCGGTCCGCATCTGCGTGATCGATGAGGGCCCCGCTATTCCCGAGGACAAGCTGTCGGCGGTCTTCGAGAAATTCCACCGCGCGGATCACGGCGACCGTCAGCGCGCTGGCACCGGCCTCGGTCTCGCGATCTGTCGCGGCTTCGTGGAAGCGATGGGCGGCGCCATTTCGGCCGCGAACCGGTCCGACCGGACGGGGGCGATCCTCGCGATTTCCTTTCCGGCATCCTCTACCGTCCGACCACCTCGCGAGCGGGGCGACACATGA